Genomic DNA from Oncorhynchus mykiss isolate Arlee chromosome 2, USDA_OmykA_1.1, whole genome shotgun sequence:
GTGCATTTCAGAGGGAAGGTGGGAGGCTTGGTGGTTGCATGTCAgaagggaggtgggaggggaaaGGGTGTGGATGACCTGTGGCAGGTGGGAAACAGGGGAACCGGGAGGTGTGTGCATGAGGCAGGGTTAGAGGGGAGATGTTTGGGTGGGTGTGTATGGGGGTAGGGAGGCGCGCCCCTCTTGTCTAGTCTGTCAGTGTGCCAGGTCTACATTCCCACTGCACCGGCCGGTGAAAAGGGCTGTAAATATATAAACAGGCCTGGCAGGATTAGAGCCTGCTGGGAGTGATCAGGGGGGATTTCCACCCCGCCTGGCACACAATGGCACCGCCACATAACAtaaacacgcatacacacacacacacaatggcacCGTGGCACAACAGACCTGAGCCTCCATAGATTTGATGCATACTGTCTTTTGTTTGGGAAGAGGAGGTTCGTCTAGCCACGGGCTGTGTGTACGATGCAGGGGGCGCGGCGGGGtggcaggggagggagggaggggtgttgTGGTCCTGattggatttgtgtgtgtgtatatgaggggggtcatgactgtgtgtgtgtgtgtgtgtgtgtgtgtgtgtgtgtgtgtgtgtgtgtgtgtgtgtgtgtgtgtgtacagagagagagagagagacagacagagaaagaaatagagagagacggacacaATAGCATGATGAATAGAGTTGTTttattccctgtgtgtgtgctggAGAGTCAGCTGAGCGTCGATAGAGACAGACCGAGGGATGGGATCTATGCTCACATAAAACAACAACCGTGACGGCCGATCCAGTCTGGTTTGAACCTGTCACACCAGACTAAGAAGCAGACTGAGAAGTGACAACTGCAGTAATTTCACAGACCACAACCCTCTCTCTCAGCTAAAAGGCACTAACTAACACACTCTAACGTACGACAGCTCTACTGTTGGCCAAGCAGACATTCTCTCTGTATGATTTGGCAGTCCCACACTCACTCTACTGTACCTGACTCACTTAACCTGTGAGAGAATGAAAGACTGTCTGCAACCACCAACCATCTTCACTTTGTTTACCCGTATCCATCCATCCTGTCACCATGGtgaccccttttctctctctctctctctctctctcagtgtgccGGCTCTGGCTCTGGCTACAGCCATGCCTCTTCTGGAAGAGACCACTGTGCCTCGAGAGCATCCCCCCACACTGCCTGTGGTCATCATAGGTATGTTTGGCCCTAACCTCtgacatctaaccctaacctctaactctGCCCCGAGAGGCTAGCACCCCTTCGCCATCCTACCTCGCCCGCCGTCCTCATTCACAGGTAGCCTCTGACATTGCAAACATTTGATTCTCTCCTCTGTATGTCTGTGTAGGTAACGGGCCATCAGGTATCTGCCTGTCCTACCTGCTGAGTGGCTACAAGCCCTACCTGGACCCTTCAGCTGTTCACCCAAACCCTGTTCTGTACAGGAAGTTACAGGAGACCAGACACCTGCCCATCACTGAACAGGTGAACATCAAAGCAttgcattaaacacacacacacacacacacacacacacacacacacacagagagagatcacagttgacaaacacatacacattgaAACATGATCTGGTCTCTCTATGCAGGATCTGGAGTATCTGAGTGAAGGTCTGGAGGGGCGGTCAGGAAACCCTGTAGCGGTGCTGTTTGACACCCTGCTGCACCCCAATGCGGATTTTGGCTACGAGTTTCCCCCTGTGCTACAGTGGAGAAGAGACAAGCAGCAGCACCTCCCTCACCTGGTGCTGGGCAGGGCAACGCCTGGAGGGGCCTGGCACGTGAGTTATTCCTAAACAGCTTACACCCTCCTTTCCCCCTTAATTTACCCCTACACCTCACCCATGGTGCTGGGCAGAGCTATGCCTGGGAAACCTGGAAAGACTTCACCCCCAAATCTCGTCATCCACATGTTCCAATGCTAAACCTAAACTCCATTCTTAAAATCCTCACCTCCaatcctctctcttttctctctcttctaggTGATGGAGGGCTCCATGCTGACCATCAGTCTGGGCATCTGGATGGAACTGCCAGGGATCAACTACCGAGACCTGACTAACAATGGCAAATGCAGGTACTGACAATGGCAAATGCAGAGAGGGAAggcgggagggatggagagagatagagagaggctgCAATAAAGTTAAATAGATTCAAAACAATGAGACAGCTTAAATCTTCTTAATACTTTAACAAAGTTTACTAAAGGATCTTTTGTTTGACAATgagtgctcccccccccccccccaggggcgTGACCAACGACCGGGCCACTCCAGAGGAGATCTCGTCTTACTACCGTAACTACGTCAAGCTGATGGGCCTGAAGCAGAACTTTGTTGACAACACCTACGTGACCTCTGTGCAGAAACTTTTCCGTGGACCCGAGGGCGAGGGTCTAGAGAATGGTCATGGAGGGTtgggggaggagggaaagggggTGTACGAGGGGGGAAAGGGGGTGTACGAGGGGAGGGAGAGTCAGGGTGTAGACGAAGGGGGAGGTGGGGGCCTGTGGGAGGTGAGGGGGTACCAGCGGGTGCAGGGCGACACCCACGTTCCTTTCTGCCTGTTTTCAGAGAATGTAGTTCTTGCCACGGGCGCGTCTGATTCGCCAGCTCAGCtgggtgtggagggggaggagctTCCCTTCGTGTTCCACAGCATCTCTGCCCTGGGATTGGCTGTGAGCCGGAAGAAGCTTGGGCCAAACTCTGATCCGGTGCTGATTGTGGGGGCGGGGTTAAGCGCGGCGGATGCGGTTTTGTGCGCTTGTAACAACAACATTTCCGTGCTGCATGCCTTCCGCAAACACGTAGACGACCCAGGCCTCATCTTTAAACAGCTACCCAAGACCCTCTACCCAGAATACCACAAGGTCT
This window encodes:
- the osgin2 gene encoding oxidative stress-induced growth inhibitor 2, with the protein product MPLLEETTVPREHPPTLPVVIIGNGPSGICLSYLLSGYKPYLDPSAVHPNPVLYRKLQETRHLPITEQDLEYLSEGLEGRSGNPVAVLFDTLLHPNADFGYEFPPVLQWRRDKQQHLPHLVLGRATPGGAWHVMEGSMLTISLGIWMELPGINYRDLTNNGKCRGVTNDRATPEEISSYYRNYVKLMGLKQNFVDNTYVTSVQKLFRGPEGEGLENGHGGLGEEGKGVYEGGKGVYEGRESQGVDEGGGGGLWEVRGYQRVQGDTHVPFCLFSENVVLATGASDSPAQLGVEGEELPFVFHSISALGLAVSRKKLGPNSDPVLIVGAGLSAADAVLCACNNNISVLHAFRKHVDDPGLIFKQLPKTLYPEYHKVYHMMHSQTHATPNMAATSTTNGLPSMAASVCSKMCSKPQPTTTNTAASGGPVLFPDYTSFPEHCVESFQPDMKCVLQGSNSLKAFKISMALVLIGTHPNLFFLKGQGQYLGLDPTKPISCKQNPVDVHPYTFECTKDPGLFAMGPLVGDNFVRFLKGGALGIASCLLKRLKKKGKLIAEGGGVGGGEFI